The genome window TAAAGAGTATCTCGCCCCCTGCAGGGGTCCAAGCCAGGCCGGTGGCGACCCCTGGTATCTTGGTCCTTTCGGCCACATCATATATAAACCGCGGCGGGCCGAGATATTCTTTCAGATTAGATGTCTTTATGATGGTCTTTGCGGTTTTGCCCTTTGCAACATCCTTGGCTACCGCCCTGCAGATCGCGGCAATCTGTCTTTCAAGGTCTCTCACACCGGCTTCTCGGGTATATTCGCTTATGATCTTCAGGAGTGCCCCTTTTTCAATGCCCAGGTTTGAATTTTTGAGTCCGTGCGCATCGAGCTGTCTTGGGATTAGATACCTCCTGGCTATCTCCATTTTTTCTTCGTGGGTGTAGCCGTTGAGTTCAATGACCTCCATCCTGTCAAGCAGCGGGGCAGGGATGGTATCAAGGACGTTGGCAGTGGCGATAAAAATGATCTTCGAGAGGTCGAACTCAATGCCGAGATAGTGATCGGAAAACTTGGAATTCTGTTCGGGGTCCAGCACCTCGAGGAGTGCAGAGGCCGGATCCCCTCTGAAATCCATTCCTATTTTATCTATTTCATCGAGCATAAATACCGGGTTTTTGACACCTACCTTTCTTAGCCCTTGAATGATGCGCCCGGGCATGGCGCCGACGTATGTCCGTCTATGTCCCCTTATTTCAGCCTCATCTCGCATACCTCCGAGTGCTATCCTTAGAAATTTGCGCCCAAGGGAGCGGGCTATAGACCTGCCGAGCGATGTCTTGCCTGTGCCTGGCGGGCCAGCAAAACAGAGGATCGGCCCCTTTGCGTCAGGCTTCAATTTCCTGACGGCCAGGTATTCCAGGATGCGTTTTTTGACCTTTTCAAGATCATAGTGGTCCTTGTTTAATATGTCTTCTGCGGTGTCAAGATCCAGACGGTCTTCGGTTGTCTCATTCCATGGCAGTGCTATCAACCAGTCGATATAGGTCTGCGCAACCGTGTATTCTGACGACGAAGGGTGCATTTTTGAGAGTCGTTCGAGCTCGCGTTCGGCCTCTTCCATCACCTCGGGAGGCAATCCTTTCGCCTTTAGTTTTTCTCTCAGGCCAGCCGTGCCGTCTGTCCTTTCATCACCTTCGCCAAGTTCCTTCTTGATGGCCTTAAGTTGCTCCCTGAGGTAGAATTCCCTTTGGGTCTTATCCAACTGCCCCTTTACCTCTGATTGTATCTTGTGGCCCAGGTCCAATATCTCTATCTGCTGCGTCAGTATCTTGAGGACCATTGTGAGGCGTTCCTTCACATTCAAACTCTCAAGTACCCCCTGTTTTTCAATGGGCGGGATATTCAGATGACTTACGGCTATATCAGCCAATACCCCTGGCTCGTCTATTGATGAGATCAGCCCGCCGAGCTCGTTCGGAAGGTTTGGCGAAAATTCAAGTATCTTTGCAAACGCCTGTCTGATATTGATTACAAGTGCCTGGGTCTCAAGGTCTCTGCCTACCGCCTCTTCTACGGTCTCCACCTTGGCCTTGAGATAGGGGTCAGTCTTTACTATTTCCAATATGCGGATCCTGGATACGCTCTGTAGGATGAGTTTAGCGTGACCTTCTTCATTTTTTGCCATACGCAGGATCAGTGCCGCAGTTGCTATCTTTGGCGCGGATCTTCCTGCCTCAATTTCGCCGTCTCCGGCTGTATTCAAAAACGCCACGGTCCGGTCTGTTGCGAGGGCATCGTCTATGAGTTTGATGAGGTTGGGCTGATCGGTCATCCAGGGTATCACCATATGCGGGAAAAGGACTATATCCTTGCTCGGGATGACAGGCAGCTCTCGAATCGTGCTGTGGTTGGTCTTTTCCTTTACCTCGTTGTTTCTATCCATAAAAAAATACCTCAAGAAATCTCTATTTTGATCTTTTTTTGGATACGGCGCGGTATTTTCACTATCAAAAGGCCATTTTCGTAACTGGCATCCGCTTGATCTACCTCGACTTCACATGGCAATCGGATGATTCGCTCGAATCGGCCGTAGTTTATTTCCATTTGATAAAAATGCACCTCGCCTTCATTTCTAGGCTGGGGCCTGTGTCCAGAAAGATGGAGGAGCCTGTCTTTGACGGCCAGATACAGGCTATCTACCTCCACTCCAGATATATCTGCTACGATATAGATATCTTCCTGGGTCATGTATACGTCCAGCGCAGGGACCCATCCCTGTGCCGGCGACATGATAGACATGGAGGAGATACGAAAAAGGTCCTGCAGTACCTGCCCCAGGCTGTCCCCTGGTCTTCCCGAGTAATCTTCAACTTTTATTTTTATAGTCGCCATTCCTTATCCTCCTGAGGCGGTTTTGTCTTTCTGGATCAAATAAGAATCAAAGATAATCTAAAACCCAGGGCTTGACGGTGCAACCCATCTGGTTTAAAAGATATCTCTTCAGAGGTTTTTTTACCTCCTTGCCCTGAAAGAAGTGCTTTTTCCTTTTTAAGGGCCTATTTTGCCATGTCCAGAGGGAGGCATACAATTAATGAAATTACGTCATTATGAAACATTTTACCTTCTTCATCCCGACCTGAACGATGAAGAGCGGAATGCAATCGCAGAGAAATTAGAAAAGATAATCACTGACAAAGACGGCCGGGTCGTAAAGACCGATCCATGGCCGTTAAAAAGACTCGCCTATAAAATAGATAAGCAGACGCATGGTTATTATGTCCTGATGGAGTACGGCGCTTCTGCTGAAACAGTTTTTGAGGTCAACAGAGAATTGCGGCTGAATGATATGGTGCTCAGATTCATGACGTCGAAACTTGGTGAAAAGTTTGATTACGATGCGATACTGAAGGCCTATCAAGATAAGGCCTCTAAGAAAGCCGCCGAAGAAGGCGGCGAGGCCGGGGAAACGGCTGTACAGGAGTTGGAAGGAGAGATATAGGGAATGCAGCAAGAAGACAAGACAACAAGCCATTTAAAACGTCGTCGCGTTTATGTGCGCAAAAAGATTTGTAGATTTTGCGCCGACAAGACCATCGTTATCGATTATAAAGACTATAATTTGCTTAAGCATTTCATAACCGAGAGAGGCAAGATATTGTCGAGCCGTATCACCGGCACATGCGCCAAACATCAAAGGCGCTTGACCACGGCCATAAAGCAGTCAAGGGTAATGGCACTTTTGCCGTTTACCTCAGCGCATGCCCTAAAAGATTGATGTCTGTGGCGCCTGGCATTGAGCGGCGTCTAGGTTGTTTATTTGCATGGGGGTATCCTTGGTTCGCAACGGACCGTTTGGGAGATGGGCTGTTATTCTGCTAGTTTTGGCAAGTCCGTATCTAACGGTCGGATTTGGATCTTTATCGCAATTTTTCATACCTGGTCTACTTGTCGGTATGATGCGGGATATCGACATAAAATATGCATGCCTTATTGTTGGGGCGGCGTTTATTTCAGCCGCCTTGTTGCTGCTAAAGGTTGCCGCAGCCGGAAATGTGATACTGCTCGTCCAGATTTTAGGTTGTGCGATATTGCTACTTTTTGCCAGGTCTAAGGTCTGGTCGGGTCCGAAGACGTTTCTTGCCTGTCTTATATATTTCTTACTGTATGTAGTTTCAGTAATGGCTGTTGGTTCAAACGGCAACCTTTTTTTTGCATATAGTGAGGCAAAAAGGGCGGTGATCAACGACCTTGAGCAGGCGGCGAGTCTGTACAATAATACACATAGGCCTGAGTTTGAGGCCTTGCTCAATCAGTTTAAGACCATCGTTGCAAATTTTCTGCCCAGTCTTGTAGGGTTGAGCTTTTTGACGGCAAGTCTTGTGAATGTGTTTATAGGGGCGCGTCTTATCCATAAGGGTCATCCTCAGAAAGGGGTCTTCGGACCAGAGTTTCCTATGTGGAAAATGCTTGACCACCTCGTATGGCTCGGTATCTTGGCTGGTGCCTTGGCATTGTTCGGGCAAGGCTGGTATGTGGTCTGCGCTGAAAATTGCCTGTTGTTCATAGGCGGGATATATTTTGTACAAGGTCTTTCGGTAATGTCTTTTTTCTTCAAGGTCTTCAACACCCCAGCATTCATAAAGTGGCCTGTGATCTTTTTGCTTACAGTTCAATGGTATGGCATCTTGACTGTAGCGACCATAGGTCTCTTTGATGTATGGTTCGATTTCAGGTCTAAGGCCACAATGACGCCGCCAAGGGGGGTTTAAGCAAATTCATTCATTATGGAGGTATATTAATGGAGATCATCCTGAGAGAGAGCGTTCGGCCGCTTGGGAAGGCCGGCGATGTGGTTAAGGTTGCGTCTGGCTATGCCAGGAACTACTTGATTCCAAAAGGGTTTGCACTCCCGTTTGACAAGAAGAATATGGACCAGATAGAGCGCCAGCGCAGCATGATACTTGCCAGGGCCTCGAAGCTCAAGGCCGAGTATGAGGCGCTTGCAGCCAAGCTTGGGGGATTGGACATAGAGATAAAGGTGCGCGTCGGCGAAGAAGGCAGACTCTATGGCTCAGTCACAAGCATGGATATCGCCAAGGCCGTTGAGTCAAAGGGTTATGTGATCGATCGCCGTAAGATATATATGGACGAACCCATAAAATCCGTGGGCGAATTCGATATACCAGTGAAGCTCAGCAGCGATGTTAGCGCGTCTCTTAAGGTTAAAGTAATGCCTATGGAGCAATAATTTTGGCCCTCGTCCGATTGAAATCCATAGAGCGGTCGGCTGGCTATAGGATGCCACCCCAGAATGTTGAGGCCGAGCAGTGTGTTCTGGGGGGTATTCTCATAGAAGACGGTGCCATCTTGAAGGTTGTTGACACCTTAAGCCCTGGAGATTTTTATAGGGAGGCTCATGGCGTCATCTATGAGGCGATGCTTGATCTCTTTGCCAGAAATGAGCCTCAAGACCTTATAACGGTCAACAATCTCCTCAAGTCCAAGGGGCAGTTGGATGTTGTGGGCGGGACCTCCTATCTGGCCGAACTCGCTGAGGTGGTGCCGGTTGCATCCAACATAGAATATTATGCAAAGATCGTTAGAGATAAGGCGGTGTTGCGTAGACTTATCCAGGCATCCTCCGATATAGCTACCCTGTGCTATGAAGAGTCTGGAGACGTAGATCAGATAATCGAATCCGCCGAGTCTTCCATCTTTGAGATATCCCAGCAAAAGATACGACAAGCATTTTATCCATTAAACGGCATCTTGAAGGACAGCATCAAAAAGGTTGAGGCCCTCTATGAAAACAAGAGCCTGATTACAGGCATATCGAGTGGATTTGAAGAACTTGATCAGTTGACCGCAGGCTTCCAGCCATCTGATTTCATTATCATAGCCGGACGTCCTAGTATGGGCAAGACCGCATTTGCATTAAATATCGCCCAAAAGGCGGCGATCGATCAAAATATAGCGGTAGCCATCTTTTCACTTGAGATGTCCAAGGAACAGCTCGCCCTCAGGATGCTATGTTCAGAGGCGAGGGTTAATGCACAAAATGTCAGAACGGGTTTTTTAAGCGAGCATGACTGGCCTGCCTTGATAAACGCTGCCGGGCGCCTCTCGGAGGCCCCTATATTTATAGACGACACCCCTGCTGCATCGGTTCTTGAGATGAGGGCTAAGGCGAGAAGGCTCAAAGGCGAACATGATCTTGGGCTGGTGATCGTGGATTATCTGCAGCTTATGCGCGGCAGAGGTCAGAGTGAGAGACGCGAGCAGGAGATATCGGAGATATCGCGTTCGTTGAAGGCCATGGCAAAGGAACTGAATGTGCCGGTGATAGCCCTTTCCCAATTAAACCGCAAGGTTGAGGATAGGCCTCATAAAAAGCCCCAGATGGCGGATTTGAGGGAGTCAGGTGCCATTGAGCAGGATGCGGATGTGATTATTTTCATTTATAGAGATGAGGTCTATAATCCTAGCGAAGACAATCCTAATAGGGGCAAGGCCGAGATAAACGTAGCAAAACAGAGAAACGGTCCTACGGGCGTTGTTCAATTGGCCTTTGTATCAAAATATTCAACCTTTGCAAACCTGTCGCGGGAGAGTGAGAATTAGTCCGGTATATCCTGCACCTTCCGTGGCCTCAATCCTGGCTCGGTTGTTTGAAGAATCCGGCATTGATCCCACCGAAAGGGTGTTATCCGACCTGATGGCCTATATATTTGAGCTTGAATCATGGAATAGGCGGATAAACCTTACAGGGATCACTGACCCGAGAGAGATGGCCTTGAGGCATGTCGGCGACACCATCCTTGTTGCGCTTCATACCCCGGAGGGCGCAAATACGGTGCTCGATATCGGCACAGGGGCTGGCGTGCCAGGGCTTGTTTTGAAGCTTATAAGGCAGGACCTCGAGGTTGCGCTTGTTGACGCAGTCCGCAAAAAGGTCTCATTTTTGAGGTATTTGATCGCCAAGATGGGACTTTCAGGGGTCTGGGCGGAACATGGCAGGATTGGCCTGGATGACGTGCCAATACGAAGGCCTCGTGAGGGGTTTGACCTTGTAATCAGCCAGGCGGTAGGTCCATTAGACAGGATTGTCGAGATTGCCAGTGGTCTTGTAAGGGAAGGGGGTTTGATTGTATCGTTAAAAGGGCCCAAGGGGATAGAGGAATTGAAGGCTAAAGAAGGCTGGCTTACGAGCAAGGGTTGGGTTGCAAGGCCAGTTGAGACCCGGACCCCGGCGGCTGGGTATAGACGCTGCCTGATCCTTGTCCGCAAGAGATAGCCATGATTCTGCACCCCAATTGGCACAGAGATATCATGCTCCTGCTGTGTTTAGGGTGTGCAAATTCTATCCCATTGGCGGCTACATTGTTTCTCAAGGAACGACTCGCCATGCCGGTTGACCTCGGTCTTTCTTTCCTTGACGGTCAGCCGCTTTTCGGACCCCACAAGACATGGAGGGGTCTGATCCTTTCGATATTTGGGACCACTGCCGTATGTAGTCTTTTTTATTTTCCGGGGGCATGGCTGGGTGCAAAGATAGCCGTCTTTTCCATGGTCGGCGATCTTCTTTCAAGCTTTATAAAGAGACGGCTGCGGTTTGGATCGGGCAACAGTGTCATAGGTCTTGATCAAGGCCTTGAGTCCTTTTTGCCGCTTTGGTGTATAAAAAGGGAAATTGGTCTGGAGTGGGGCGAGATAGCCATCATAGTGCTTGTTTTTTTGATTTTAGAGCTTATTATCTCTCCGGTGCTCTATAGGTTTCATATGAGGAGCGATCCGTTTTAGGTGACGACCATGCCTCTTTTAAAGGCCGATCTACATATCCATACCTCTGAAGACCCTCAAGACGTGGTTTTTTACAGCGCCGTCGAACTCATAGACATGGCCCACGGTCTCGGCTATTCAGTCCTGTCGATAACTAACCACGACCATCTCACCTATAGCGGTTACCTTAGAGACTACGCAAAGGAAAGAGGGATAGTTCTTATCCCCGGCATGGAGGCCACTATTGAAGGGCGACATGTGCTCCTTTACAACTTGGATTTCGCATCCGTGGACCGCGGCAGTCTCCGAGGTCTCAGGGGATTGAAGACCCCTCAAGGCCTTGTAATCGCCCCTCACCCTTATTATCCAAGCCCCAAGGCATTAAGAGGGCTTTTAAGGCCCAATATAACCCTTTTCGACGCCATAGAGTTTTGTCATTTTTATACAGAGCACCTCAGCTTCAATAGGGCTGCACAGCGGATCGCAGAGGAATGCCGTCTGCCAATGGTTGGGACATCTGACGCCCACCAAAGGTCACAGTTCCATACCACTTATTCCTTGATCGATGCGGAACCCGATCCCGAATCCATCGTTGAGGCTGTAAAATCGGGCAGGGTTAGGGTGGTCACACGCCCCCTTGATCTATCCTTTTTGGCCAAGATCAATATAAAGATGGCATGGAGGAACCAGGTTGTAAAATTATATAAGAGGTGGTAAGGGTTTAGTTTTTTATAGATTCGGCAGTTGCAGGTCCGGACCTTTGTATGTCTCCTCGGGTGTGAAGGACGTTCCAGCCTTCTTTTCTACGACTATGAGCGATTCGGGCAATGGACCTGTATGCACGGTCTCAGAGGGTCTTATAAGGCCCATTACCCCAGCGTAAGGCGCATTCAGACCTTCGATGGCCTTAAGTAGTGTATCGGCATCCAGGGTCTGCAGATTTTTGATGCCTGCCGCCAAGAGGTTTATTGCATCCCAGCCGGCACCCGCGGCGAGCATCTCGGCTGGGGAGAGATTGTCTATCTTATTTCCCATATCAAGTTCGAAACGTATTACAGCCACTTTGCACGGGTGGTCGTCTTTCAGTCCTTGGTTTGCCAAAAGGGGAGGGGCTATGATAAAAAAGCGGGCAGTGGCGCCGGCTTCTTTTGGCGTTTCATCGTTCAGCATTGCAGCCGATACGGCCAAATTGACACCAGCCTCACTGGCTGAGCGTATAAGGGTGGGGAGGGCCGACCTGCCAAGGCCAAAGGCCGCTACCACGTCTGCCATTTCACTTTTGGCCTTTTTAAATTGCAACGACAGGCTGCTTGAGAGATCGGCCTGATTCAGGGCGATTGATGACGATATGGCCTTTATCCCGCATTCGATGCCGTAGGCTTTGAGAAGCAGCGTTATCTTTTGCCCAACCGGAGAATCCGGGACGATGGCGAAAAGCGTGCGTTTTTTGGCAGGAAGGGGTCCTGAGGGGGGTCCTGCTGAAAGCCATCGGCAAAGGGCCTTGATCTCCGAGTTTATATCGGGCGCTACGGTAAACGTCCAGTTCCTGACCCCTTCATTGCCAGTTGAGTATCTGAATATCTCTTCATTCCTCATGAGTATTACCGGGACATGTAGGGCGGCGCCCAGTTTTTTGAACGCGTCAAGTACGGCATCCTGACCAGTTCCATCAGGGCCACCTGGTCCTTCAGGTCCTATGATTGCCACAACCCCTTGTTCCTTGACCAGTCCTTCCGCCTTCGGCAAGACCTTGGCTGGGTCTCCCGACGTGTCGGACGCGATGAGTTCAAGGGGTCTTGTCTTTGCCCAATCCTCTAAGTTTGCGGCGTTAACTGCTGATCTAGCCCCAAGGGCTGCAGCTTTGCACAAACGTGCATCGAATCCGGACATGTCGCACAGAAGTCCTATCTTTATGGTTCGTTCCTGTTCCTGTGCCTGCACGTCGCTGCAGTGACATGATATGGCGAGAATACAAAGACAGACCAGCAGACAAGGCCTAGTAAAAACATTGAGGTCATGTATGCATTGTCTCCGGATCGGTTGCATACAATGTCTCACCGCCATACCCTATTTTAGGTTGGCAATTAATTTCTTTGCCCTTGCCGCCTGTTCACTCTTTGGAAATTGTTTTATCAACTTTTCGAGTAAAATCCTTGCGCTCTGTTTGTCTCCAAGTCTTGCGAAGGCCATTCCCTGCTTCAGCAGCGCATCGGGTACCTTGTTGCTTTTGGGGAACTGACTTATAACCTTCTGATAGGCGAGGATGGCCTCGTCAAAGTGCTCTTGGTTGTATTCGCACTCCCCGATCCAGAAATAGGCATTGTCTATAAGTTTGCCATCGGGATTCTTGTCTATATAAGATTTAAACGATTTCTCGGCGTCGTTGAAATCTTTTTGTTTAAAAAGTTCAATGCCGTGTTGATATTGGTCCGTTTCCTGCGGAGTCTGCACGGGCTGTTGCTCGGCATTGGTAGGCGCTGGCGGCGTGGAGAGTCCGCCTGGTTTTGGAGCGCCGCATGCGGCGGCTATGGTTTCCTGCTGGGCCTTCAAGTTGTCTATCTGGGTCTTCACCTCGTTTGCAAATCGCATTATCTCTTCTTTGTCTTGTTTGTTTCTGTGCTTCATCTCGTCTATCATGCCATTCAGCCGCAGGATCTCCGCATGCAGCTCATCGACCTTGTTAGACAGGTCAGCCTGTGTGGCTCGTATTTCGGAAAGACCACCTGAAGACTGGAGTTCGGCCAGTTTGTTCGCCATATTTGCGTTTTCAAGGGCCAGGTTGTTCATTCGTCGTTCGAGGGTCATGACTTGATCCTGCGGGGCGCAATTGGCAAGGAGTATTGGTGCGCATACGGCAAACAGGAGGCCTGCCACCTTCCTGCCGGTCCAACAGATCGACTTGGCTTTGTTTGATTTGGCGTCTGGCTTCTGCATAAAAGGGCTCCTTTTTGTTATTTTTATTTAGACCCGGATAGATCATTCGGGCCCCAGTTAGGCATTGTCAGGTTGCCGAAGCGGCGCACCACCACCCGCTGATCGGCGCCGTTTGCCTGCATTACAAATATGGCTTTCCCGCCCAGCCTGTTGGAACTGAAGATAATCATCCTGCCGTTAGGCGACCAGGAGGGGTTTTCGTTGTCGCCTACCGTAGTAAGTTGTGTGGGTTCTCCGCCATCTGGGGCGATGGTCATTATCTGGAATTGACCGCCGATCCTGCTGGCATAGACTATCTTATCGCCCCGTGGAGACCATTGTGGGTCTGTGTTGTAGTTGCCGTTATACGTGATGCGTTTTATTGTCTTCGTGATCATGTCGTAGATGTAGATCTGTGGCTTGCCTTCGCGGTCCGAGACGAACGCCAGTCTCGCACCATCCGGCGACCATGAAGGTGATACGTTTATGCCCGGTCCATTTGTGAGTCTTTCCAGCACCTTGCCGGAGATATCGATGATATAAATGTCGGGGTTTCCGTCTTTGCTGAGGGTGACGGCCAGGCGTCTGCCGTCCGGTGCCCATGCGGGTGATATGTTGAGGCCGCGATAAGCGGCTATCCTCTTTGTGACCCCGGTTGCCAGGTCCTTTATAAATATCTGCGGCTTTCCATATCTGTAAGACGTGTATGCGATATACTTGCCGTCAGGGGAATAGCGCGGAGACACGACAAGAGATCTCTCATTGGTCACCACTTTTGCGTCCGCACCGTCGAAGTCAGCGGTATAAACATCCCTGAATCTGCCGTTTGGCCCTACAAAAGTTATTTTTGAAAGGCTTACGCCGTGTTCGCCAGTAATCGCCATAATTATTTCATCACAGAAACGGTGGGCTATCCATCTGTAGTCGATGATCTTTCCCGTGTAATGTCTGCTGACCATCTCAGAATTATTTGACATGTCGATGAGTTGAAAATCGACGACTATGGCGTTTCCGCTAGCAGTTACAGCACCCTTTACCAGATAGTCTATCCTGAATTTGCTCCAGTCGGCATCGGCCCTGCCACCATATTGGGCTGGGTCGAGGACTGAGAAAAAATCGTGAAACGTGAGGTCGTTGGACAAGATCTCTGAGATCTTACGGCCGAGTTGCTCATACTCGATGGTCTGGGGCGTAACGTTCAAATAAGGCACGGCAATAGGGATCTTGGTCATCCCTGGCGAAGTGATGTCTACATATATCCTTGCATGGGCAATATGTGCCCATGCAACTAAGAATGGGATCAAGAGAAGCACATTAAATTTTTTTTTCATACGGCCAGCATCTCCTTAAAATTGCCAGATTACACAGATCATAATGTAACACCCGATTGTGTGAATTTCAGCCCGATCCCGTCACTGAGAAGGGGTGCGATAGCCCTGGGGATGGGCTGAAACGGGGCCGCATCCTTTACAGCCCTCAACGCCGCCTGATCGAACAGGGCCTGTCCTGATTTTTTTTCAAACTGGATGTTTGTTATGGAGCCGTCGCTGTTTATTCCGAATGTTATGATGCATAAAAGCCCTTTTTTATTAATGAGTTCGTCAGGAAGGACCCATCTGCTCTGTACCGCGGACACCATTTCGCCTAGGTACTGCCTCAGGAGTTCATTGTTGATCTGACCCCCGCCGCCGGCCTGTATTGATCCACTTGGTATTGCATTTGACCCTTCCTTTTCAATACCTTTTTTTTCAAGTTTTTCTGCAAGGGCGGCTATGCGCTCGGCCAGCAATGCCGCGTTCTCCTTTTCTTGAACATGTTCCTGGATCGCATTGAGACTTTTGTTCAGGAGCCTTTCCTCTTTTACATGTTCTTGAATGGATTGCAGCTTTTTGGCGAGCACATCTTCTTCTTTCTGTTTTTGGGCCTGTGGTGTGGCCTTTGGGGGCTTTTCTGCCTTTTCCTCGGGCCTTGGTTCAGGCCTTATCTTTTTGTCGGCAGAGATAGAGACTGTTTCTTTCGGCTTCGTCTCGGGCCTTGGTTCAGGCCTTTTTTCAATAGGTTTTGGAGGAGGCGTTTTGGGTCTCGCCTCCTTTTCAACCACCGGTTTCGGAGGTTTGGGCACTGGTATCTTCGGGACCGGCGGTAGGGCCTTTTGTACCTTATGCGATTCCGAGCCGATTTTTGGTGCTGTATCTGCCTTTGCGGTAGGTCTCCCGAGTGGGGCTGGCCTTGACGCAGGCATGTCCGATACGTCGAAAAGCTTTACATTATAAACTGGAGGAAGTGGCCTGGGGACGTCAAAAAACATAGACAGCACGACCGACATGGCTGCTATGATAATATGGAGTCCAAGCGCACTTAAAAAGGCAACTTGCCAGTCTTCATTTGTTCGGCTTATTGACCTTTTTGTCATATTTGGCCTTATTCCCCTTGGCGCCGGCTGAGTCAATCGGTTCGGTTACAAGACCAAGGTCTTCTATACCCGCCTCTCTGATCGTCGCCATAACACCCGCCACTACGCCGTATGCAACGGCCCTATCTGCCCTCAACAGGACCTGCTCTGCCGAGCCGC of Dissulfurimicrobium hydrothermale contains these proteins:
- the lon gene encoding endopeptidase La, which encodes MDRNNEVKEKTNHSTIRELPVIPSKDIVLFPHMVIPWMTDQPNLIKLIDDALATDRTVAFLNTAGDGEIEAGRSAPKIATAALILRMAKNEEGHAKLILQSVSRIRILEIVKTDPYLKAKVETVEEAVGRDLETQALVINIRQAFAKILEFSPNLPNELGGLISSIDEPGVLADIAVSHLNIPPIEKQGVLESLNVKERLTMVLKILTQQIEILDLGHKIQSEVKGQLDKTQREFYLREQLKAIKKELGEGDERTDGTAGLREKLKAKGLPPEVMEEAERELERLSKMHPSSSEYTVAQTYIDWLIALPWNETTEDRLDLDTAEDILNKDHYDLEKVKKRILEYLAVRKLKPDAKGPILCFAGPPGTGKTSLGRSIARSLGRKFLRIALGGMRDEAEIRGHRRTYVGAMPGRIIQGLRKVGVKNPVFMLDEIDKIGMDFRGDPASALLEVLDPEQNSKFSDHYLGIEFDLSKIIFIATANVLDTIPAPLLDRMEVIELNGYTHEEKMEIARRYLIPRQLDAHGLKNSNLGIEKGALLKIISEYTREAGVRDLERQIAAICRAVAKDVAKGKTAKTIIKTSNLKEYLGPPRFIYDVAERTKIPGVATGLAWTPAGGEILFIEATKMNGSGKLILTGKLGDVMKESAQTALSYIKAKAVQLKVPSENLKDMDIHIHVPAGAIPKDGPSAGVAITMALISLLTNRHARPQVAMTGEITLRGLVLPVGGIKEKVLAAHRAGIKEVIIPKRNAPDLEEIPSYIQDTLKIHLVSKISEAQKIVFETNSVHDGRAKRPAKTRQDH
- a CDS encoding Hsp20/alpha crystallin family protein; its protein translation is MATIKIKVEDYSGRPGDSLGQVLQDLFRISSMSIMSPAQGWVPALDVYMTQEDIYIVADISGVEVDSLYLAVKDRLLHLSGHRPQPRNEGEVHFYQMEINYGRFERIIRLPCEVEVDQADASYENGLLIVKIPRRIQKKIKIEIS
- the rpsF gene encoding 30S ribosomal protein S6; its protein translation is MKLRHYETFYLLHPDLNDEERNAIAEKLEKIITDKDGRVVKTDPWPLKRLAYKIDKQTHGYYVLMEYGASAETVFEVNRELRLNDMVLRFMTSKLGEKFDYDAILKAYQDKASKKAAEEGGEAGETAVQELEGEI
- the rpsR gene encoding 30S ribosomal protein S18; its protein translation is MQQEDKTTSHLKRRRVYVRKKICRFCADKTIVIDYKDYNLLKHFITERGKILSSRITGTCAKHQRRLTTAIKQSRVMALLPFTSAHALKD
- a CDS encoding DUF2232 domain-containing protein; translated protein: MVRNGPFGRWAVILLVLASPYLTVGFGSLSQFFIPGLLVGMMRDIDIKYACLIVGAAFISAALLLLKVAAAGNVILLVQILGCAILLLFARSKVWSGPKTFLACLIYFLLYVVSVMAVGSNGNLFFAYSEAKRAVINDLEQAASLYNNTHRPEFEALLNQFKTIVANFLPSLVGLSFLTASLVNVFIGARLIHKGHPQKGVFGPEFPMWKMLDHLVWLGILAGALALFGQGWYVVCAENCLLFIGGIYFVQGLSVMSFFFKVFNTPAFIKWPVIFLLTVQWYGILTVATIGLFDVWFDFRSKATMTPPRGV
- the rplI gene encoding 50S ribosomal protein L9, which produces MEIILRESVRPLGKAGDVVKVASGYARNYLIPKGFALPFDKKNMDQIERQRSMILARASKLKAEYEALAAKLGGLDIEIKVRVGEEGRLYGSVTSMDIAKAVESKGYVIDRRKIYMDEPIKSVGEFDIPVKLSSDVSASLKVKVMPMEQ
- the dnaB gene encoding replicative DNA helicase, which codes for MALVRLKSIERSAGYRMPPQNVEAEQCVLGGILIEDGAILKVVDTLSPGDFYREAHGVIYEAMLDLFARNEPQDLITVNNLLKSKGQLDVVGGTSYLAELAEVVPVASNIEYYAKIVRDKAVLRRLIQASSDIATLCYEESGDVDQIIESAESSIFEISQQKIRQAFYPLNGILKDSIKKVEALYENKSLITGISSGFEELDQLTAGFQPSDFIIIAGRPSMGKTAFALNIAQKAAIDQNIAVAIFSLEMSKEQLALRMLCSEARVNAQNVRTGFLSEHDWPALINAAGRLSEAPIFIDDTPAASVLEMRAKARRLKGEHDLGLVIVDYLQLMRGRGQSERREQEISEISRSLKAMAKELNVPVIALSQLNRKVEDRPHKKPQMADLRESGAIEQDADVIIFIYRDEVYNPSEDNPNRGKAEINVAKQRNGPTGVVQLAFVSKYSTFANLSRESEN
- the rsmG gene encoding 16S rRNA (guanine(527)-N(7))-methyltransferase RsmG — translated: MAYIFELESWNRRINLTGITDPREMALRHVGDTILVALHTPEGANTVLDIGTGAGVPGLVLKLIRQDLEVALVDAVRKKVSFLRYLIAKMGLSGVWAEHGRIGLDDVPIRRPREGFDLVISQAVGPLDRIVEIASGLVREGGLIVSLKGPKGIEELKAKEGWLTSKGWVARPVETRTPAAGYRRCLILVRKR
- a CDS encoding CDP-archaeol synthase; this translates as MILHPNWHRDIMLLLCLGCANSIPLAATLFLKERLAMPVDLGLSFLDGQPLFGPHKTWRGLILSIFGTTAVCSLFYFPGAWLGAKIAVFSMVGDLLSSFIKRRLRFGSGNSVIGLDQGLESFLPLWCIKREIGLEWGEIAIIVLVFLILELIISPVLYRFHMRSDPF
- a CDS encoding PHP-associated domain-containing protein yields the protein MPLLKADLHIHTSEDPQDVVFYSAVELIDMAHGLGYSVLSITNHDHLTYSGYLRDYAKERGIVLIPGMEATIEGRHVLLYNLDFASVDRGSLRGLRGLKTPQGLVIAPHPYYPSPKALRGLLRPNITLFDAIEFCHFYTEHLSFNRAAQRIAEECRLPMVGTSDAHQRSQFHTTYSLIDAEPDPESIVEAVKSGRVRVVTRPLDLSFLAKINIKMAWRNQVVKLYKRW